One part of the Mangrovibacillus cuniculi genome encodes these proteins:
- the cpaB gene encoding Flp pilus assembly protein CpaB has product MLESKRRAAIFLVLAFVLAATAGYLVLEKVKSLNAELGGMTAVYVANGEIPARTQIQESQIKTVEIPNKFVTSSHVTNKEDILDQVVVVPLKEEELITSNIIKPYSNLRKEENRLVAMYPSEKIMFDQVIEPLDRVDIITSVEANGQDGKYKTEVFMRDVPVAYAQGAEDDFRGVALEVSMEDAAKLIHAQNYADKIRVLKANAGATDSVLPEQSKPEEKVEKPAAKEEQPAKTETPKETTEKPATEQTKPTEKK; this is encoded by the coding sequence ATGCTGGAATCAAAAAGAAGGGCAGCGATATTTCTGGTCTTAGCGTTTGTCTTAGCAGCTACCGCTGGTTATTTAGTATTGGAAAAAGTAAAAAGTTTAAACGCCGAACTTGGTGGAATGACCGCTGTGTATGTAGCAAACGGAGAAATCCCTGCTAGAACGCAAATTCAAGAGAGCCAAATTAAAACAGTCGAAATACCTAACAAGTTCGTTACTAGTTCACATGTAACAAACAAGGAAGACATCTTGGATCAAGTTGTCGTTGTTCCTTTAAAGGAAGAAGAACTCATTACTAGTAATATTATTAAGCCTTATTCGAATCTTCGAAAAGAAGAAAACCGTCTAGTAGCGATGTATCCATCCGAAAAGATTATGTTCGATCAAGTTATTGAACCGTTAGATCGAGTAGACATTATTACTTCTGTAGAGGCAAATGGTCAAGATGGTAAATACAAAACAGAAGTATTTATGAGAGATGTACCAGTCGCATATGCGCAAGGTGCGGAAGATGATTTCCGCGGTGTGGCATTAGAAGTAAGTATGGAAGATGCGGCTAAACTCATCCATGCACAAAACTACGCAGATAAAATTCGTGTGCTAAAAGCGAATGCTGGAGCTACGGATTCTGTGTTACCAGAACAATCGAAACCGGAAGAAAAAGTAGAAAAACCAGCTGCAAAAGAAGAGCAACCAGCAAAGACAGAAACACCGAAGGAAACAACAGAAAAACCTGCCACAGAACAGACGAAACCAACAGAGAAGAAATAA
- a CDS encoding nicotinate phosphoribosyltransferase: MNHYADDSMTLHTDLYQINMAESYWADGMHNRRAVFELFFRKLPFGNGYGVFAGLERVLEYLRDFRFTESDITYLREELHYEEDFLTYLKDVKFTGTVYSMEEGELVFGNEPIMRVEAPLAEAQLVETALLNIVNYQTLIATKASRIKQVVGDDSVMEFGTRRAQELDAAIWGTRAAFIGGFDATSNVRAGKKFGIPVAGTHAHSMVQAYRDEYTAFHKYAARHKDCVFLVDTYNTLKSGVPTAIQVAKELGDKINFRGIRLDSGDMSYLSKKARKMLDDAGFRDTKIIASNDLDEYTILNMKAQGAEIDVWGIGTKLITAYDQPALGAVYKMVSIEDENGEMVDTIKISSNAEKVSTPGLKRVYRIINQETMKSEGDYIALEDEDVQGTDELLMFHPVHTFLMKVVTNFEARELHQKVFENGEAVYESPSLTSMQQKVRDGLELLWDEYKRSLNPEEYPVDLSEPCWSNKMDLIKKIKKEMKK; encoded by the coding sequence ATGAATCACTATGCAGATGACAGCATGACGCTACATACAGACTTGTATCAAATAAATATGGCTGAATCCTATTGGGCTGATGGCATGCATAATCGTCGTGCGGTCTTTGAACTATTTTTTCGCAAACTTCCTTTTGGAAATGGTTATGGAGTCTTTGCAGGACTAGAACGAGTACTAGAATACTTAAGGGATTTTCGCTTTACAGAATCCGATATTACCTATCTACGTGAAGAACTTCACTATGAAGAAGACTTCTTAACATATCTAAAAGACGTTAAATTTACCGGTACCGTTTACTCTATGGAAGAAGGAGAGCTGGTCTTTGGAAACGAACCGATTATGCGTGTGGAGGCACCTTTAGCAGAAGCGCAATTGGTTGAAACGGCGTTGCTTAACATTGTGAACTACCAGACACTTATTGCAACGAAGGCATCCCGTATTAAACAGGTGGTTGGAGACGACTCTGTCATGGAATTTGGGACAAGAAGAGCTCAAGAACTAGATGCAGCGATTTGGGGTACTAGAGCAGCATTTATCGGTGGATTCGACGCAACAAGCAACGTTCGAGCAGGCAAAAAATTTGGAATACCGGTAGCCGGAACACATGCTCATTCCATGGTACAGGCATATAGAGACGAATACACAGCTTTTCATAAATACGCCGCAAGACATAAAGACTGTGTCTTTTTAGTAGATACATACAACACATTAAAATCAGGTGTCCCAACTGCTATACAAGTAGCAAAAGAATTAGGTGACAAAATTAACTTCCGTGGCATTCGTTTAGATAGTGGTGATATGTCCTATCTTTCTAAAAAAGCAAGAAAGATGCTGGATGACGCAGGATTCCGCGATACGAAAATTATTGCTTCTAACGACTTGGACGAGTACACCATTTTAAACATGAAAGCACAAGGTGCCGAAATTGATGTTTGGGGAATCGGAACCAAGTTAATTACAGCCTACGACCAACCAGCGTTGGGAGCTGTGTATAAAATGGTTTCCATTGAAGATGAAAACGGCGAAATGGTGGATACGATCAAAATCTCTTCTAACGCCGAAAAAGTTTCCACTCCAGGTTTAAAGAGAGTGTACAGAATCATTAATCAAGAAACGATGAAGTCAGAAGGAGATTACATTGCTTTAGAGGACGAAGATGTGCAAGGGACAGATGAACTACTCATGTTCCATCCAGTCCATACGTTCCTAATGAAAGTAGTCACAAACTTTGAAGCGAGGGAACTACATCAAAAAGTATTTGAAAACGGAGAAGCAGTCTACGAGTCTCCATCCCTAACAAGTATGCAACAAAAAGTACGAGACGGCCTAGAACTTTTGTGGGATGAGTATAAACGTTCGTTAAATCCCGAAGAATATCCAGTAGACTTAAGTGAGCCATGTTGGTCGAATAAAATGGACCTAATTAAGAAGATTAAAAAGGAAATGAAGAAATAG
- a CDS encoding AAA family ATPase: MEENVKILVVSDDELIHNEVVNAIPEPNKVQIVEPKDVAREIHRDVCDVLIYIQPIAEDAVESIQYIKAISPDTLVIFVAKNTDFLLLRNITKAGVTEFFIYPDEISLLINRLPSMIKAYEVKKNKKEDTVSYLSKGRGQIMSVFSGNGGTGKSVLASSLAQTLKLESTAEVLLIDLNLQFGGMETLLSIESNRSLADLMPVMEELNENHIRNVSQRLESSKLEILLSPCDAEVAESITDAFIAKLLRTSRRSFDFVIVDLPSYLNSNVVTTLEESDRIFYVLTPDTPSLHVLKQFEETALRLGIELKSRTSILFNKASKENEIQEKDMKELLRFPIISSVRWDHKGLQPYVNKGEPVRKEEKEKRLTPFAKDVRKWSLSLLK, encoded by the coding sequence ATGGAAGAGAACGTAAAAATCTTGGTCGTTAGTGACGATGAGTTAATTCATAACGAAGTCGTCAATGCTATTCCAGAACCCAATAAGGTCCAAATAGTAGAACCAAAAGACGTCGCACGAGAGATTCACCGAGATGTTTGCGATGTATTGATTTACATACAACCCATAGCAGAAGATGCAGTGGAATCTATTCAATACATCAAAGCTATTAGTCCAGATACATTAGTAATCTTCGTAGCGAAAAATACTGATTTTCTATTGTTAAGAAATATAACAAAAGCAGGTGTAACGGAGTTTTTCATTTATCCAGATGAAATAAGTCTTCTTATTAATAGGCTTCCTTCTATGATAAAAGCCTATGAAGTAAAGAAAAATAAAAAGGAAGACACAGTATCTTATCTTTCCAAAGGAAGAGGACAGATTATGTCCGTCTTCAGTGGTAACGGTGGAACTGGTAAGTCTGTCTTGGCAAGTTCTCTTGCACAAACGCTTAAACTAGAATCCACCGCAGAGGTGTTGTTAATAGACTTAAATCTTCAATTTGGTGGGATGGAGACACTTCTTTCTATCGAATCAAATCGATCGTTAGCGGATTTGATGCCTGTTATGGAAGAGTTGAACGAAAACCATATTCGTAATGTCTCACAACGCTTAGAGTCTTCTAAGTTAGAAATCTTATTAAGTCCTTGTGATGCAGAAGTAGCAGAGTCTATTACGGATGCATTTATAGCAAAGCTCCTTCGAACGAGTAGACGAAGTTTTGATTTTGTCATCGTGGACCTTCCCTCTTATTTAAACAGCAACGTGGTAACAACTTTAGAAGAATCAGACCGTATCTTTTATGTGTTAACTCCTGACACACCGTCACTTCATGTATTAAAGCAATTTGAGGAAACAGCTCTTCGATTAGGAATAGAATTGAAATCAAGAACGTCCATCCTCTTTAACAAAGCTAGTAAAGAGAACGAAATCCAAGAGAAAGATATGAAAGAACTTCTTCGCTTTCCGATTATCTCCTCTGTTAGATGGGACCATAAAGGTCTTCAGCCTTATGTAAATAAGGGAGAACCTGTTCGAAAAGAAGAAAAAGAGAAACGTTTAACACCTTTTGCAAAGGACGTGCGAAAGTGGTCACTTTCCTTGTTGAAGTAG
- a CDS encoding type II secretion system F family protein codes for MIPFLLTTLSVFLALIGVYFWLDYRKGKKEWRKEISHMYNDGEKRKSFLVVLGAKFDQTESARPIEEKLRAANIPFTPSEYIGALIVTTFGVMYALTSFFSVPFPMSLFIAILLVEGGKRVLFYVRRNKMKQQIVEQLPEVCRTLANATRSGMTLTQGINLVAQEVSEPAKGEFKRLANELSLGVDFTTALRAMEKRMENKEFKLFVATMLIQKKAGGNLYAVLDEMSQTLDERKLILQEIKTMTAEQRFVSYIVPVIPIFLILMMNNIIDGFIDPLFTGLGLILLILFVSGTILTFVLVRKVTNIKV; via the coding sequence ATGATCCCATTTTTATTAACCACCTTGTCTGTCTTTCTTGCGTTGATTGGTGTGTACTTCTGGCTAGATTATCGAAAAGGCAAGAAAGAATGGCGAAAAGAAATAAGTCACATGTATAACGACGGGGAAAAGAGAAAGAGTTTTCTAGTGGTACTTGGAGCAAAGTTTGATCAAACAGAGTCTGCTAGACCGATAGAAGAGAAGTTACGAGCAGCAAATATTCCTTTTACACCGTCTGAATATATAGGTGCCCTAATCGTTACGACTTTTGGTGTCATGTACGCCTTAACTAGTTTTTTCAGTGTCCCTTTTCCAATGAGTTTGTTTATTGCGATACTTCTGGTTGAAGGTGGCAAACGCGTGTTGTTTTATGTTCGACGCAATAAGATGAAGCAGCAAATAGTCGAGCAGCTTCCAGAAGTTTGTCGGACGCTTGCTAATGCAACTAGGTCGGGAATGACTTTAACACAAGGGATTAATCTGGTAGCGCAAGAAGTCAGTGAACCTGCTAAAGGGGAGTTTAAACGATTAGCAAATGAACTATCGCTCGGAGTGGATTTTACAACGGCGCTTAGAGCGATGGAAAAGAGAATGGAGAACAAAGAGTTCAAGTTGTTTGTAGCTACGATGTTGATTCAAAAGAAAGCGGGAGGAAATCTATATGCTGTTTTAGATGAAATGAGTCAGACATTGGATGAGAGGAAGCTCATTCTACAAGAAATCAAAACAATGACGGCGGAACAGCGCTTTGTTTCCTATATCGTACCCGTCATTCCGATATTTTTGATTCTCATGATGAACAATATTATTGACGGGTTCATTGATCCGCTGTTTACAGGTTTAGGGCTTATTTTATTAATCTTGTTTGTTAGTGGAACTATTTTAACGTTTGTTCTAGTAAGAAAAGTCACGAATATTAAGGTGTAG
- the nadE gene encoding ammonia-dependent NAD(+) synthetase, whose product MSNLQNEIVQAMMVKPEIDPKVEIRRSVDFLKSYAKKYPFIKGFVLGISGGQDSTLTGKLAQTAINELNEEAGENKYCFTAIRLPYGVQADEDDCQDAINFIQPSSVLTVNIQSAVDASVASLKKAGVELSDFVKGNEKARERMKVQYAVAAMRDAVVLGTDHSAEAVTGFFTKYGDGGADLVPIFRLNKRQGKMLLKELGCPEHLYLKKPTADLEEGRPQLPDEAALGVTYDQIDDYLEGKEVPKEAAEKIESHYLKTEHKRNLPITVFDDFWK is encoded by the coding sequence GTGTCTAATTTACAAAACGAAATTGTACAGGCAATGATGGTAAAACCAGAAATTGACCCAAAAGTAGAAATTCGTCGTTCTGTTGATTTCTTAAAATCATACGCAAAGAAGTATCCTTTTATTAAAGGGTTCGTCCTTGGTATCTCTGGTGGACAAGACTCTACACTTACAGGGAAACTTGCGCAAACAGCGATAAATGAGTTAAACGAGGAAGCGGGAGAAAACAAGTATTGTTTTACAGCAATCCGTTTACCTTACGGAGTACAAGCAGATGAAGACGACTGCCAAGATGCGATCAATTTTATCCAACCTTCAAGTGTTTTGACGGTAAACATACAATCTGCAGTAGATGCGAGTGTAGCTTCTTTAAAGAAAGCTGGCGTAGAGCTTAGTGACTTTGTAAAAGGAAACGAAAAAGCTCGTGAACGTATGAAAGTACAATACGCGGTAGCAGCAATGAGAGATGCTGTTGTTTTAGGGACAGACCACTCAGCAGAAGCGGTGACGGGTTTCTTTACGAAGTATGGAGATGGTGGAGCGGATTTAGTACCTATCTTCCGTTTGAACAAACGCCAAGGTAAGATGTTACTAAAAGAATTAGGTTGCCCAGAACATCTATACTTAAAGAAGCCAACAGCTGACTTAGAAGAAGGTCGTCCACAACTACCAGATGAGGCAGCTTTAGGCGTAACGTATGATCAAATTGACGATTATTTAGAAGGTAAAGAAGTGCCGAAAGAAGCCGCTGAGAAAATTGAAAGTCACTACCTAAAAACAGAACACAAACGTAACTTACCAATTACTGTGTTTGATGACTTTTGGAAATAA
- a CDS encoding pilus assembly protein — protein MMKRWKKRLQNEKGALSLELLGILPFFFLFFLLLWQVLGTGYAVLTTKSAVNDAAKVFATTKDINEAKDIAIAAIGDSSVLQYEGIEATYIDSAGGFTLNLKASHTLSFIPDMWKKEASFTLEEEAVGRVLTP, from the coding sequence ATGATGAAAAGATGGAAGAAACGTTTACAAAACGAAAAAGGCGCACTCAGCTTAGAATTATTAGGGATTCTGCCGTTCTTCTTTCTATTTTTCTTGCTACTTTGGCAAGTATTAGGGACGGGTTACGCTGTGTTAACAACTAAATCTGCAGTCAACGATGCAGCGAAAGTTTTTGCTACCACAAAAGATATTAATGAAGCGAAAGATATCGCTATCGCAGCCATTGGGGATAGCTCCGTTCTACAATACGAAGGGATAGAAGCGACATATATAGATAGCGCAGGAGGCTTTACCTTAAATTTGAAAGCAAGTCACACCCTTTCTTTTATACCTGATATGTGGAAAAAAGAAGCGAGCTTTACCTTAGAGGAAGAAGCTGTCGGAAGGGTGTTAACACCGTGA
- a CDS encoding CpaF family protein, with product MSSLFDRKKERLDAGANRSSYQYENPVVIELVEHYKNRLLRDTNLEALTQLSQGEMRLRIEQFVSQFMSEEKVIISRQDKDTLITRILDESVGYGPLEPLIQDDTITEILINGPKEVYVEKRGKLTLTDIAFRNDDHVRHIVDRIVAPLGRRIDESSPMVDARLPDGSRVNAVIAPISLNGTLVSIRKFRKEPFQMEDLLEFESLNDSMSKFLDGLVKAKMNTLISGGTGSGKTTILNVLATSIPHGERVITIEDSAELRLDRPNVVGMEARPANVEGRGEVSIRQLVKNALRMRPDRIVVGEVRSGEAFDMLQAMNTGHEGSITTVHANSPEDALRRVEAMVIMAGMELPASIIREYVVGALDIVIQATRLTDGTRKIVSISEIVKLSDGSHVMEEIYRFKRTGMRGDGTVEGYFTPTGYVPRCLERLRGFGITIAEDAFDPVLEEVRV from the coding sequence ATGTCATCGTTATTTGATCGAAAAAAAGAACGATTAGATGCAGGAGCAAATCGTTCGTCGTATCAATATGAAAATCCTGTTGTCATAGAGCTAGTAGAACATTATAAAAACCGGTTATTACGAGATACAAACTTAGAAGCACTAACGCAGCTTTCTCAAGGGGAAATGAGACTTCGCATTGAACAGTTTGTGAGCCAGTTCATGTCGGAAGAAAAAGTAATTATTTCTAGGCAAGACAAAGATACTTTAATTACAAGAATACTAGATGAGTCTGTTGGATATGGTCCCTTGGAACCTTTGATACAGGATGACACGATTACGGAAATTCTGATTAACGGGCCAAAGGAAGTATACGTAGAAAAACGAGGTAAGTTAACGTTAACGGATATTGCGTTTCGAAATGACGATCATGTCCGCCATATCGTGGACCGAATTGTTGCACCGCTGGGAAGAAGAATAGATGAAAGCTCTCCAATGGTAGATGCTAGATTACCAGATGGAAGCCGTGTGAATGCGGTCATTGCACCAATTAGTTTAAACGGAACATTAGTATCGATTAGGAAATTCCGAAAAGAGCCTTTTCAAATGGAAGATTTACTAGAATTCGAATCGTTAAATGATTCTATGAGTAAGTTCTTAGATGGTTTGGTAAAAGCCAAAATGAACACACTTATCTCTGGCGGAACCGGTAGCGGGAAGACGACAATCTTAAATGTATTAGCTACTTCTATTCCTCACGGAGAACGAGTTATCACAATAGAGGACTCAGCGGAATTACGGTTAGACAGACCGAACGTGGTAGGAATGGAAGCACGCCCAGCGAACGTCGAGGGCCGTGGAGAAGTGTCGATTCGTCAGTTGGTAAAGAATGCATTGCGTATGAGACCAGACCGAATTGTCGTCGGTGAGGTCCGAAGTGGAGAAGCTTTTGACATGCTTCAAGCCATGAATACAGGACATGAAGGATCAATTACCACAGTCCATGCTAATTCCCCAGAAGATGCTCTACGAAGGGTAGAGGCTATGGTAATTATGGCGGGGATGGAGCTACCAGCTTCCATCATTCGAGAGTATGTGGTGGGAGCTTTAGATATTGTCATACAAGCAACGAGATTAACAGACGGAACGAGAAAGATTGTATCTATTTCGGAAATAGTGAAGTTATCAGATGGCAGTCACGTAATGGAAGAGATTTATCGATTTAAAAGGACAGGTATGCGCGGGGATGGAACGGTCGAAGGATACTTTACGCCAACAGGCTACGTTCCTAGATGCTTAGAAAGACTTCGTGGATTTGGCATAACGATAGCAGAAGATGCTTTTGATCCAGTCTTAGAGGAGGTCAGAGTATGA
- a CDS encoding AAA family ATPase: MSKTEVNPKIATVLENIEKVMVGKKEVAELSLVALLAEGHVLLEDVPGVGKTMMVRALSQSVDCEFKRIQFTPDLLPSDVVGVSLYNPKEMEFEFRPGPIMGNIVLADEINRTSPKTQSALLEGLEEGSVTVDGFSRKIPKPFFVMATQNPIEYEGTYPLPEAQLDRFLLKLNMGYPTLAEEMEVLARAQKRKPIEELEPAITREELLALQAEVKEVVVDDTLRKYIVELAHKTRTHPDVYLGVSPRGSIALMKAAQAYALLRNRDYVIPDDVQFLAPYVFSHRMILRSESRYDGLSPETIVAKVMERVSVPVKRLV, translated from the coding sequence ATGTCGAAAACAGAAGTGAATCCAAAAATAGCAACGGTGCTTGAAAATATCGAAAAAGTAATGGTGGGGAAGAAAGAAGTAGCGGAACTTAGCTTAGTTGCACTTCTAGCAGAAGGTCACGTATTACTGGAAGATGTACCAGGAGTAGGGAAAACGATGATGGTACGAGCACTTTCGCAGTCCGTTGATTGTGAATTTAAACGAATTCAATTTACACCTGACTTGCTACCGTCAGATGTAGTAGGGGTGTCTTTATATAATCCAAAGGAAATGGAATTTGAATTTAGACCTGGTCCAATCATGGGGAATATTGTCTTAGCAGATGAAATCAACCGTACTTCTCCAAAAACACAATCTGCACTATTAGAGGGACTAGAAGAAGGAAGCGTCACAGTGGATGGTTTCTCACGAAAGATCCCGAAGCCGTTTTTCGTCATGGCTACGCAAAATCCAATTGAATACGAAGGTACATATCCTTTACCAGAAGCGCAGTTAGACCGTTTCTTATTAAAGCTAAACATGGGATACCCAACACTTGCTGAAGAGATGGAAGTACTAGCAAGAGCGCAAAAAAGAAAGCCGATAGAAGAATTAGAGCCTGCTATTACAAGAGAAGAATTACTAGCACTGCAAGCGGAAGTAAAAGAAGTAGTGGTGGACGACACGCTTCGAAAGTATATTGTAGAACTTGCTCACAAGACACGTACGCATCCGGATGTCTACCTAGGGGTGAGTCCGCGTGGATCCATTGCTTTGATGAAAGCAGCACAAGCATATGCCTTATTACGAAACCGTGATTATGTGATTCCAGACGACGTTCAATTTTTAGCACCATATGTATTCTCTCACCGAATGATCTTACGCTCCGAGTCTCGTTATGACGGACTATCACCAGAAACGATTGTCGCTAAAGTAATGGAACGAGTTTCTGTTCCAGTAAAAAGGTTAGTGTGA
- a CDS encoding vWA domain-containing protein — translation MNRELLPKISSQPSKEELDQYYRELVRINQYPFKGPEEAIKQLTFESFGSPDMEGTRYEFKENLNILVLLDASGSMANQINGKQMMDSAKDSINAFVSNLPEEANIGLRVYGHKGDGSDKNKDLSCGSSELKYPISAYEETSFTKALETVKPAGWTPIDLAIQEAERDLANYSSESNTNIIYLVSDGVETCNGDPVKAVKTLYDSNISPVVNIIGFDVDNEGEAQLKEMADTVNGIYQRVSDENELKKELDKINDISMAWEKWKKRSETKISSKDTRNAIDIFVYITGEEYNASFEELTIDNLLFDLKEAGDVDKESYKYLQQVNDEYHDWIKEEVEGFKVMLEQIKVDNYNEAKKQLEEIYQKNTQ, via the coding sequence ATGAACAGAGAACTATTACCTAAAATTAGTAGTCAACCGTCTAAAGAAGAACTGGACCAGTACTATAGAGAATTAGTGAGAATTAATCAATATCCATTTAAAGGACCCGAAGAAGCTATTAAGCAACTAACTTTTGAATCTTTTGGTAGTCCTGATATGGAAGGCACAAGGTATGAGTTTAAAGAAAATCTAAATATTTTAGTTCTGTTAGATGCTAGTGGTAGTATGGCAAATCAAATTAATGGCAAGCAAATGATGGATAGCGCCAAGGATTCTATCAATGCTTTTGTGTCAAACTTACCTGAAGAAGCAAACATTGGGTTGCGAGTTTATGGTCATAAAGGTGATGGGTCTGATAAAAACAAAGATTTATCTTGTGGTAGTAGTGAGTTGAAGTATCCGATCTCTGCATATGAAGAAACTAGTTTCACAAAAGCGCTAGAAACGGTAAAACCAGCTGGTTGGACACCAATTGACTTAGCCATTCAAGAAGCAGAACGAGATCTTGCTAATTATTCTAGTGAGAGTAATACAAATATCATTTATTTAGTTAGTGATGGTGTGGAAACCTGTAATGGTGATCCTGTTAAAGCAGTCAAAACCTTGTATGATTCAAACATTTCTCCTGTAGTCAATATTATTGGTTTTGATGTAGATAACGAAGGAGAAGCGCAATTAAAAGAAATGGCTGATACGGTAAACGGGATTTACCAACGTGTTAGTGATGAAAATGAATTAAAGAAAGAACTAGATAAGATCAATGACATCTCTATGGCATGGGAAAAGTGGAAAAAGCGATCTGAGACTAAAATATCTTCCAAAGATACACGAAACGCAATTGATATTTTTGTCTACATAACTGGTGAAGAGTATAATGCCAGTTTCGAAGAGTTGACAATTGATAATTTATTATTTGATCTTAAAGAAGCAGGAGATGTAGATAAAGAATCTTATAAATATCTACAACAAGTAAACGACGAGTATCATGATTGGATAAAAGAGGAAGTAGAAGGTTTCAAAGTAATGCTGGAACAAATCAAAGTAGATAACTACAACGAAGCAAAAAAACAACTAGAGGAAATCTACCAAAAAAATACACAATAG
- a CDS encoding type II secretion system F family protein — protein MDGIIVLFISLCLLFIALALWSTYAYLSSKMVLREELREKALIHDEFARKISRKEKWLSKAFGYADDFSGIGQRVNFFSENEEINQLLMKSGYPYQLTVERFQGLKMLLLVLGLIVGSLCMLFQLPFGEFAVILYPLLGYFGAILWLKSKAKARQEELAYQLPDFLDTMSVTLQAGVGLDQALRDIVPYFEGPIKEEFGRFLQETDLGVPRPMAYQTLVKRNDNKEFQFLLKSLIQGERLGVPISQTFKLQSIEMRKLKKEKVKELAAKASPKVTLITTFIVMPSALIMIGGLMAINMFTGNSNLFDLFK, from the coding sequence ATGGATGGAATAATTGTTTTATTTATTAGTTTATGTCTCTTATTTATCGCGTTAGCACTGTGGAGTACGTATGCTTATCTCTCTAGCAAGATGGTATTAAGAGAAGAGTTGCGAGAGAAAGCATTAATTCATGATGAATTTGCTAGGAAGATTTCACGGAAAGAAAAGTGGTTAAGTAAGGCATTTGGGTATGCAGATGACTTTTCTGGAATTGGTCAGCGAGTAAACTTCTTTAGTGAAAACGAGGAAATAAATCAATTGCTCATGAAATCTGGATATCCATACCAACTGACCGTAGAGAGATTCCAAGGGTTAAAGATGTTATTGCTAGTTTTAGGGTTAATTGTTGGAAGTTTGTGTATGTTATTTCAGCTGCCTTTCGGGGAATTTGCGGTGATTCTGTATCCGTTGTTGGGCTATTTCGGAGCGATTCTTTGGTTGAAGTCCAAAGCAAAAGCTAGACAAGAAGAACTGGCTTATCAGCTGCCAGATTTTCTGGATACCATGAGCGTAACCTTACAAGCTGGTGTTGGTCTTGATCAAGCATTGAGAGATATCGTTCCTTATTTTGAAGGACCGATTAAAGAAGAGTTTGGTCGATTTTTACAAGAAACAGATTTGGGAGTACCAAGGCCAATGGCGTATCAAACGTTAGTGAAACGAAACGATAACAAAGAGTTTCAATTCTTATTAAAATCTCTGATTCAAGGAGAGAGACTAGGGGTGCCAATTTCACAAACGTTTAAACTCCAGTCAATAGAGATGAGAAAGTTAAAGAAAGAAAAAGTAAAAGAATTAGCGGCAAAAGCTTCACCAAAAGTCACATTGATTACCACGTTTATTGTCATGCCATCTGCTTTAATCATGATTGGTGGATTAATGGCAATCAATATGTTTACAGGTAATAGTAATCTTTTTGACTTGTTTAAATAA